One Verrucomicrobiota bacterium DNA segment encodes these proteins:
- a CDS encoding site-specific integrase, whose product MARLLGAATKEFLPALAIGGFAGLRSPEIERLEWQEINLVERFIEVKKGKSKTAARRLVPITDNLAAWLGPYANCRGRVWPGGHDDFYDAQQRTAEATATETLAAVKWKTNALRHSFISYRLATVQNVNQVALEAGNSPQMIFRHYRELVRPADAKKWFAIEPSGSSSDHPTPAAATA is encoded by the coding sequence ATGGCTCGTTTACTCGGGGCCGCCACGAAGGAATTTCTGCCGGCTCTGGCGATCGGCGGATTCGCCGGGTTGCGCTCCCCCGAAATCGAACGATTAGAGTGGCAGGAGATCAATTTGGTGGAGCGTTTTATTGAGGTGAAGAAAGGCAAAAGCAAAACAGCGGCCCGTCGGCTGGTGCCAATCACGGATAACCTCGCAGCATGGCTGGGGCCTTATGCGAACTGCCGGGGCAGGGTTTGGCCAGGTGGCCACGATGATTTTTACGACGCCCAGCAGAGAACTGCCGAAGCCACCGCGACCGAGACCTTGGCCGCCGTCAAATGGAAGACCAATGCGTTGCGCCATTCGTTTATCTCGTACCGTTTGGCCACGGTGCAAAATGTGAATCAGGTCGCGTTGGAAGCGGGGAATTCACCACAGATGATTTTCAGGCATTATCGTGAACTGGTCCGACCGGCCGACGCCAAGAAGTGGTTCGCGATTGAGCCGTCCGGCAGTTCCAGCGATCATCCGACGCCAGCGGCGGCCACAGCGTAA